From one bacterium genomic stretch:
- a CDS encoding DJ-1/PfpI family protein — protein MEVEKKVCMIVASRDFRDEEFTEPKKIFEAAKIKVVVASSRLSPSKGYFGAIANPEILVENVKADEFDAIVFIGGSGAQEYFNNLSALKVAKDAFEKGKIVAAICIAPSILANAGVLSGKRATSFSSEKGNLIKKGSIFTGVDVEVDGKIVTAEGPSAAEKFAKTILSLLSK, from the coding sequence ATGGAGGTTGAAAAAAAGGTTTGTATGATTGTTGCCTCAAGGGATTTTAGGGATGAGGAGTTTACAGAGCCAAAGAAAATATTTGAGGCAGCAAAAATAAAGGTGGTGGTTGCCTCATCAAGGCTTTCTCCCTCAAAGGGCTATTTTGGGGCAATTGCAAACCCCGAAATTTTGGTAGAAAATGTTAAGGCAGATGAATTTGATGCGATTGTCTTTATCGGAGGCTCAGGTGCCCAAGAATATTTTAATAATCTTTCTGCCTTAAAGGTTGCAAAGGATGCCTTTGAGAAGGGAAAGATTGTAGCAGCAATCTGCATCGCACCCTCAATCCTGGCAAATGCTGGTGTTTTATCGGGAAAAAGGGCAACCTCATTTTCATCAGAAAAGGGTAATCTTATTAAAAAGGGTTCAATATTTACCGGAGTTGATGTAGAGGTAGATGGTAAAATTGTAACCGCAGAGGGTCCAAGCGCAGCAGAAAAATTTGCAAAAACCATCCTCTCCCTCCTTTCAAAGTAA